The Thalassotalea sp. 273M-4 genome includes a region encoding these proteins:
- a CDS encoding succinate dehydrogenase assembly factor 2 — MALSNNKARLRWACRRGMLELDVLFLPFVDEAWDQLSEQQKLVFERLLACDDPDLFAWFMGHSECKDAELNDMVQLILNRVKV, encoded by the coding sequence ATGGCATTATCAAATAATAAAGCAAGATTACGTTGGGCTTGTCGTCGCGGTATGCTGGAATTAGATGTACTATTTCTACCATTCGTCGATGAGGCTTGGGATCAATTATCAGAGCAACAAAAATTGGTGTTTGAACGATTACTCGCTTGCGATGATCCAGACTTATTTGCTTGGTTTATGGGGCACAGTGAATGCAAGGATGCAGAGCTAAATGACATGGTCCAACTTATTCTCAACCGAGTCAAAGTATAA
- a CDS encoding protein YgfX, which yields MTWSNLFSTESKYNLSISSSKRLGQVRLSLYLMTVMVIQLVLSLWLSNQPFWLLLSIALIVCLPSLGLFHWQLAKHTCHSNFVLSSKGEVQFSPWQHFSISPSSLILPFGCCLLLTNKTGHIHNRKKISTRICWLFDDQVSGADYRRLLRVIHYLQQS from the coding sequence ATGACATGGTCCAACTTATTCTCAACCGAGTCAAAGTATAATCTATCTATTTCTTCGTCAAAGCGACTAGGTCAGGTTAGGCTGTCGCTTTATTTAATGACCGTTATGGTCATCCAATTAGTTCTTAGTTTATGGCTCAGTAACCAACCATTTTGGCTGTTATTATCGATCGCCCTAATCGTTTGCCTGCCCAGCCTAGGCCTATTTCACTGGCAACTGGCAAAACACACCTGCCATAGCAATTTTGTGTTATCGTCAAAGGGAGAAGTGCAATTTAGTCCTTGGCAACACTTTAGCATAAGCCCATCCTCACTTATCTTGCCTTTTGGCTGTTGTTTGCTGTTAACAAACAAAACCGGCCACATTCATAATCGGAAAAAGATATCAACGCGTATTTGTTGGCTGTTTGATGATCAAGTCTCGGGGGCTGATTATCGTCGTCTATTACGAGTAATACATTATTTGCAGCAGTCCTAA